Part of the Lolium rigidum isolate FL_2022 chromosome 6, APGP_CSIRO_Lrig_0.1, whole genome shotgun sequence genome, TGGGTATCAAAAAATACTGAAAAAGTATACATGTACATATACATATATAGTATGTGTGCCACAAGTTTCGTTTAAAAATACGTTTTATATGCTAGACAAAAACACAAATTTGGAGTTTTTTGGAACTTCAAATTATGATTTTCAATTTTTTCAAAAACTGAGCTCTGGTGTTCTCGGGTGCCACTAATCCTTTCTcaatgtgttccttttatatagtATAGATTTGTCGTTAGGGTCTGAATTCTTCAGCAGTCATGATTTTTTTCCTGGTTTTAACATGATGTGACTTGTGATGCGCTAGTAAAAGTGAGGCAGGATCTATCCTTAGCCTTTTTTTATGTATTCTATGCAGGATGATAAACTGGTGGCAGCTGAATTAGCCAACACGATGTGGAATTCACTGAAAGGAAGGCCTGTTATGGTGCTGATGTTTATTTCATAAGTGCCTTATATATTTGTTCGTTAGAGAAGAGTTTGACTTATTAGTAGTGATTTTGTAGGGCCGTATTTATCAAGGGAAGGAACCACCACAGTTTGTTGCTCTTTTCCAACCCATGGTTATCTTGAAGGTATGACTCTTGCTAAAATTTACCTTTTATTTTGATAATTTCCCACTTGAGTGGATTCTTATTTTTAACTGTTATTCTAGAAGGAATATATAGTTCAACAGCGAGATCTAAGTATCTTCTTTTACAAATCATGTAGGGTGGAATCAGTTCTGGATACAAGACGATCGCAGACGAAAAGGGTGTGGGCAGTGGGACTTACTCTGCTGAAGGCATAGCTCTATTTCGAATATCTGGAACCGCAATCCACAGCAATAAGACGCTTCAAGTTGATTCGGTATCACCTATGTCCCTGTTATTCTTGTCGATATCATTCTGAGTATGGGTCTTTATTAATTGAATTGAATTGTATAACTGAGATTTCTGGTTCTCGAGATATCAACATTCTTCTTCTTCCAAAGAAATAAATGTGTACCTCTGATGTTGCAGTGTCCTTGTAAACTCTGCTTGATATCgtccatatttattttattttttcccttCAACTAATCAGTTATTATTTTACAGCTAGCTACATCTTTAAGCTCAACAGATTGTTTTGTATTGCAATCTGGAAATGCTATGTTTACATGGCATGGTAATTCTAGCACTTATGAGCAACAGCAGTGGGCTGCAAAAGTTGCTGAATTCTTAAAGGTACATGGCCACCTTTAAACCGATCTAAGACACCGTTTCAAAGTTCTATGCACCCTTTGGAGATGTCTTCATATTTTGACAATTTTATCCTGAGTTCGTTGAAGACGAAACTGATCAGCTGTTCAACACTAGTTACTAATTGGCTAATTGCTGACTTTTGACAACAAACACGAACAATTGGAAAATTGAACAATTTTATCATGTTAAGATTCAACCAAACTTTTTTGAACGCGAAATTAGATGTATGCCACTGTAAAGTGGTCATAGTTGTGAAATCTACTAAAACATTCTGCCTTCGAGATATGTCTCAGCGAGTTGGCTAtttatttcaatctcaaatttgtTGATTTCATGGATATGCTAGGATGGCACCATCTACCCCTGTTTCCTTCATTTCTGCACCCCACACTACCCATACCTTTCCAATCCTCCTCCACCCCATTCCATAGTGTTCTCCATGGACAGACTTGGTAGCTCCTTGGAGATATGGCAGTGCAAGTTGGCTATTTGTTTTAATCTCAAATATTTTGATTTATGCTAGTATGGCCACATCTACCCTTGTTTCCTTCATTTCTCCAACTCCATACCTTTCCAAACCTCCTTCACCCCATTCCATATTCTCCATGCACAATGTAATATGCCTAAAATCAGTCATGCTGTAGGGCCATGTCCTGAAGAGGGATCTTAGTGGCACATCTCAGATACGGCCACTCGGCTGTAGCATATAACTAAATTTAATTCAAATCTTACAAGTCGGCGCATTCTTTCTTGACACTTGCCCTGGTAATTTATGAAAGAAATGAGGTGGTTCAGTAGAGATTACTGTTTACTGTAGCTTGATGAATGGCCATGTGAGTCTGAATCAAATTCATGGATTTACCATGGATGGTTGGCTCATTGAATTCTTGTGTTCAAGTCACTGACAACCTCACAGTTAGTAAAATATCATGTGGATCTGGACGAACATGGTTATGGATTTTGCTGTGAAGTTGCTCCAGAACTGTTTGTTAGTACTTTCCTAGTTAACCATTTCTAAGATTTCTGTATCCGATCATGCAGCCTGGTGTAGCAGCGAAACATTGCAAGGAGGGAACAGAGAGTTCCGCTTTCTGGTTTGCTCTTGATGGAAAACAGAGCTATACAAACAAAAGTACCGCACAAGATGCTATTGTTAGAGAGCCTCATTTGTATGCCTTCTCACTTAGGAAaggttagttcttctaaagtttcTGGCACATATTTTTTTTCTGTCACATACTTTTTCTCATTTAGTTTAGTTTCTATATTTTGTACAAGTCGCCTAATTATATTTATGTTGTTTTGGTCAATTTATGGTAATTTGATAACCGGTTCACCATTGATCAGGGAGACTGGAGGTAGTTCTCTTTCCCATGATTTCCTTAATAGACTTGCTTATAGCAGTTCAGGATATGTGATTTCTATGTGCTTCGGCAGGTTACTGAGATCTTCAACTTCTCTCAAGATGACATGTTGACTGAAGACATGATGATTCTTGATACGCACGGTGAAGTCTTTATTTGGATTGGTCAGTGTGTGGAATCAAAAGAGAAACTTAAAGCATTCGATATTGGCCAGGTGACCTGAATCTTTGACCTCGTTGTTTTTGTTCGCTGTTGTGTCACAATTATGCGATGCCTGATGATTGCTGTTTACcccagaaatacatagagcacgcGATGTCTATTGAAGATCTTTCTCCATATGTACCGCTTTATAAAGTCTCTGAAGGAAACGAGCCGtgcttcttcaagacatacttctcTTGGGACAACACAAAATCTGTGGTATGTCTTCTAGATCTTTTACTGCGGCATCTTCTCTTCGTGTTTTACTTATCAATAGTTCGTAGTGGCGTTGTGTTTTGCTTCAGTTAATAGAAAATGGAAATGCACTGCATTTTGGGCTTAATTTACTTTCCAGAGCAGTCGTCATTATATTTCTGTGTTGGCTAATACTTGCGTATGCTATTCATGTTGGTGTTTACTTTACCACTGCTACAAGCTGGTAATGCGTTTCTTGTTTTGTACAGGTTCATGGAAATTCGTTCCAAAAGAAACTTTCACTTCTTTTTGGATTACGCTCGGAGGTAATTTTGTTGTTCGAGTTCTTAAAGATACAAACATTGCTAAAATATATCTATGTTTtgcttgtgaacaattgctcatgATAGGAACTTCATAAATTCGTTGGAAATGCAAATGAAAGAGATTTTATTATCACAATATTTACATCATAATCACTTTGCAGGGCACATCAAGGAGCTCTGGTAATGGTGGACCCACTCAAAGGGCGTCTGCATTAGCAGCTCTATCATCTGCATTTAATCCATCTTCGCAGCAGAAGCAGGTAAATCTTCAAATATTTTCTCTTACCAAAATATTATCAGTGATGTGACAAACTACTCGATCCTTTTTCAGGCTAATGATCGGCGTGCAAGCTCGGGTGATTCTGGACCCACACAGCGTGCCTCAGCGTTAGCTGCCTTATCCAATGCATTTAATCCATCCTCAAAAACAAAAACTCCACTCCCTTCTCGTTCAGGTCAAGGTTCACAAAGAGCAGCTGCGGTTGCTGCACTGTCCTCTGTTCTGACTGCTGAGCAGTCTGGATCATCTGACAATCTACGAGCTAGCAAGACAAGCACAACGGCGCCCACAACAACGCCCACAACAGCGCCCACAATAGCGCCCACAACAGCGGAAAAGACTGGTACAGCTGTACTTTCTTTTTCATTATTTATCTTTTAGAGAACAATAATGAAAAAACATAATGAATTGTTTTGTTAAACGGGCGCATGCTGACTGTTGGATTCTCCAATTTGTGTTTCTAAGAAATGTTCCATCAAAGTCTTCCAAGATAATTAGTGCATCTGTCTGCGAAGAACATTGGAATAGTGGATCCATGCCTGCAATGCTGTGTATTCAGTAGTTGATAATACAATGGAGTAGCTTAGCATGTGCACCGCATTAATAGGGAGTCATAGATGTAGTGGTCCCTTATACACTTGCTGGTATTGTGTTCTTGAAATCTAAGACCTTTAATCATTGCAGATGCTGAGGTTGTCGTAATAACTCCATCTGAGGCATCTCCTCGCTCTGAAGCTGGGGAGTCTTCGGAATTTCAGTCAGAGAAAGATGCTGTAGTAGAAGAGAAAGATGCTGTAGTAGAAGAGGTGCCATCCGAGGGAGATGGAGCAGAGCCTGCGACAGCACAGGAACAAACGACCGAGCATGTTGGTGAAGCAACATTTAGCTATGACCGCTTGATATCTAAATCTACCAATCCAATTCGTGGGATAGACTACAAACGCAGAGAGGTTTGTTATCAAGAAACTGGGAAGACATGTTGTTTTGTTGGTTTTGTGCATCTTCTATGGTTAGGCCAAGCCTTTTGCTGATGTTTCTTGGTTGTTGCTTTTTTTAGGCATACTTATCGGAGAGTGAATTCCAGACTGTTTTTGGTATCTCCAAGGACGCATTCTACAAACAGCCAGGATGGAAGCAAGAGTTGCAGAAACGGAAAACTGATCTCTTCTGAATAAACTACTGTTTATGGTTCTCCTGCAGAATGAGATCAATCATATGTGGTTGTTTTTATCTCTCATGATTGATTGCCAAGATCGTGAGTACGTCTGCCCCCATTGTTGGTCATTTTGTGTGGACAGCTACCGGGTCAGTTGGTTTTGCGATTTTTGTAGGCCATTCTTTCATTTGTACATGGACTGTGTTGTGCTTTCCATTGGTCCTAATATGCTCTATCTTGTTTTGTGATTGTGCATATGTGTATATTATCTTTGGGTTGTTTGGTTTGTTTACGAATACATATGGGCTTAACTCTAGGTTTTGGAAGGTCATTTTGTACTGTACCTCGGACATTTGTGTTGCCTATATATTTAGTTGTGCTGTTGAAGATTTGTTATCGCCTCCGTGTAGATGGAGACCCATTTATTAAGTGTTTTTGTTTTCTGTATTAGAAACATTAAATACTGTATATTTCTTATCGTCTCTAGAGCTTATTAGAAACGTCATGTATTTGTTCAGTTACATTGAATATACAAAGTTGCCCTTGACCTTAAGAAAATCGTTTGTTTTGCACAATTATTTGGAAAACGATACAAATAGTATAAGAAAAATGGATATTCACCTTTGGATACAGTGGTTAAGTTGCTAGTAAACAAAATTTATGGGCATGTAGTTTTGAATGCCACATTTTGTTTTGGATTTGTTGTTCGGGGGTGTTTTCTCTTTTGAAGTCCATTTAGAGATTAATTTTGTTTCCAAATTGGGCTCAATCCATGCTTCTATAACAATTCGGCAAAGATGAACTGATACTGGTCAATAATGAATGCCTCAACGACATGCGATGGTTTTGAAAGGCCAGGAGTAGAGATTGGCATATAGCAGGCGCTGGTAGACGTCTAGAATTCCATTCTCCGTACACACGAGGATGCTCATGCTACTGCTGTCCATGAGGTAGACGAGCCTGGCACGCTATTGCCCGGCATGGTGCATCACCACAGGCTTTACCCCACTTGGAATCCGCACTTCAGTATGATATCTGGAGGGCTCCTGGCCATCTCGAAGTGGTCGATCGTCCAGCACCAGCTCGTCAAACCGGTGGACAGCGCGGAGGCCATTGCTTTGGAGCTGATGTCTTGCATATTGCAGGCAGTTGCTACCATGATATTCGTGTTGCCCAAGTAGCAGTCCTGCTCCAGCGCGCTGCATGGGGTGAGGGGGTGTTGCTGCTTTCTACCCCAAAGCCTGGTGGTGGCCAACATCCCTCTTCTTCAATGGTGTGGCTGGTGTTGCTTCTTGTCTCTATTGGTGGTTCAACCCGGTGACTACATCCTCATTCCTCGTTCCAAGTCCCATGACCCAAGTCAACTGGTTCCGACAAGGGTGAAATCCCTGCAAGGTGTGTCATCTCCGTGGGTGCTACTTTTCTTCCCGAAGACGTGGTCTTGGTCCCAATCGTGTTTTCATTTCCTCGCTACTTTCTTCTCGAAGATGTGGTCTTGGTCCCGAGCGGGCTTTCATTTACTTCGAT contains:
- the LOC124667808 gene encoding villin-2-like; protein product: MSTAKVLDPAFQGAGQKVGTEIWRIEDFKPVQLPKADYGKFYSGDSYVILQTTCPKGGAYLYDIHFWIGKDSSQDEAGTAAIKTVELDSILGGRAVQYRELQGYESDKFLSYFKPCIIPMEGGFASGFKTPEEDKFETRLYICKGKRAIRIKQVPFARSSLNHDDVFILDTEKKIYQFNGANSNIQERAKSLEVIQHLKEKYHGGVCDVAIVDDGKLQAESDSGEFWVLFGGFAPIGKKIVSDDDVVLETTAPKLYSINDGQLKLEDITLTKAVLENTRCFLLDCGAEMFVWVGRVTQLEDRKAATKAVEEFIISQKRPKTTRVTQVIQGYESHAFKSKFESWPAGNVAASTGAEDGRGKVAALLKQQGVDVKGAAKSSTPVNEEVPPLLEGGGKLEVWCVDGNAKTPLPKEDSGKFYSGDCYIILYTYHSGDKKEEYYLNYWIGKDSTADDKLVAAELANTMWNSLKGRPVMGRIYQGKEPPQFVALFQPMVILKGGISSGYKTIADEKGVGSGTYSAEGIALFRISGTAIHSNKTLQVDSLATSLSSTDCFVLQSGNAMFTWHGNSSTYEQQQWAAKVAEFLKPGVAAKHCKEGTESSAFWFALDGKQSYTNKSTAQDAIVREPHLYAFSLRKGRLEVTEIFNFSQDDMLTEDMMILDTHGEVFIWIGQCVESKEKLKAFDIGQKYIEHAMSIEDLSPYVPLYKVSEGNEPCFFKTYFSWDNTKSVVHGNSFQKKLSLLFGLRSEGTSRSSGNGGPTQRASALAALSSAFNPSSQQKQANDRRASSGDSGPTQRASALAALSNAFNPSSKTKTPLPSRSGQGSQRAAAVAALSSVLTAEQSGSSDNLRASKTSTTAPTTTPTTAPTIAPTTAEKTDAEVVVITPSEASPRSEAGESSEFQSEKDAVVEEKDAVVEEVPSEGDGAEPATAQEQTTEHVGEATFSYDRLISKSTNPIRGIDYKRREAYLSESEFQTVFGISKDAFYKQPGWKQELQKRKTDLF